In one window of Chthoniobacterales bacterium DNA:
- the hflK gene encoding FtsH protease activity modulator HflK: MSNQPPAVINLNLPRPPMRLIGVAVVIIAALIVLWTSYYTVPAESEGVVLRFGKFLKTVEPGLHFKIPLGVDEVTVLPTRRQLKLEFGFYTSGYTNPDQPTMQQVEEKSMVTGDLNAALVEWVVQYRIADPKEYLFDVRNPGQTLRDLSEASMREVIGDRTVDEVITIGRQDIEISALTRMQELATRYKLGVRVDQVQLKNVNPPREVQASFNEVNRAQQDRENAINVANGDYNEAVPKARGQADQTIRGAEGYRFKRVNEAEGDVASFNAILQQYIKAPEITRTRLYLETMGEVLPSMGPKIIIDDSLKQLLPILPLSTKPPEVR, translated from the coding sequence CGCCGTCATAAATCTGAACCTGCCGCGGCCTCCGATGCGGCTGATCGGGGTCGCCGTGGTGATCATCGCGGCGCTCATCGTTCTCTGGACTTCGTATTATACTGTCCCGGCTGAATCGGAAGGGGTGGTGCTCCGTTTTGGCAAGTTCCTCAAGACCGTCGAGCCCGGTCTGCACTTCAAGATACCGCTCGGCGTCGATGAAGTGACGGTGCTGCCCACGCGGCGGCAGTTGAAACTCGAGTTCGGATTTTACACTTCCGGTTACACAAATCCCGACCAGCCGACCATGCAGCAGGTGGAGGAAAAATCGATGGTCACCGGCGATTTGAACGCGGCCCTGGTCGAGTGGGTGGTCCAATACCGGATCGCTGATCCCAAGGAATACCTGTTCGATGTCCGCAATCCCGGCCAGACCCTGCGCGATCTCTCCGAGGCCTCGATGCGCGAAGTCATCGGCGACCGCACGGTCGACGAAGTCATCACCATTGGCCGCCAGGATATCGAGATTTCCGCCCTGACCCGGATGCAGGAGCTCGCCACGCGCTACAAGCTCGGGGTCCGGGTCGATCAGGTGCAGCTGAAGAACGTGAATCCTCCCCGGGAAGTGCAGGCCTCCTTCAACGAAGTGAACCGCGCCCAGCAGGACCGGGAAAATGCGATCAATGTCGCCAACGGCGATTACAACGAAGCGGTGCCGAAAGCGCGCGGCCAGGCCGACCAAACCATTCGCGGCGCGGAAGGTTACCGTTTCAAGCGCGTCAACGAAGCGGAAGGCGACGTTGCTTCGTTCAACGCGATCCTGCAGCAATACATCAAAGCGCCTGAAATCACGCGCACGCGTCTTTACCTCGAGACGATGGGCGAGGTCCTCCCTTCGATGGGACCAAAGATCATCATCGACGATTCCCTGAAGCAGCTGTTGCCGATTCTCCCCCTCTCAACCAAACCGCCGGAGGTGAGATGA
- the hflC gene encoding protease modulator HflC — MNKRGCLWMAIIFGAFLAFRLVLGCFYTVHQIEQVIITQFGKPIGEPITEPGLHLKLPLIQDVNRIDKRFLEWDGLPVAIPTRDKTYIHVDTYGRWRISDPMTYFVRLRDERSAQSRLEDILGSETRNAIAKHDLIEIVRTDKERKPLHDESLKAGPVGMGTIGVLPPIAFGRLKIEDEIKKAAAVKLKEFGVELLDLRLRRVNYNPDVLDRIYQRMISERRQIAQRFRSEGEGEAARIAGQKERDLNEIQSTAYRKVQEIRGEADAKATEIYARAYTQNAQAAEFYTFIKSMETYRRILTKESTLILATDSDLFSLLKRAGAKPTTTQPPLAPTR, encoded by the coding sequence ATGAACAAGCGCGGTTGTCTCTGGATGGCGATTATCTTCGGCGCGTTCCTGGCGTTCCGGCTTGTGCTGGGCTGTTTTTATACCGTCCACCAAATCGAGCAGGTGATCATCACCCAGTTCGGCAAGCCGATCGGCGAACCGATTACCGAGCCCGGGCTGCATCTTAAGCTCCCGCTGATTCAGGATGTGAACCGGATCGACAAACGTTTCCTGGAATGGGACGGCCTGCCGGTGGCGATTCCCACTCGGGACAAAACCTACATCCACGTCGACACCTACGGCCGCTGGCGGATTTCCGATCCGATGACCTACTTTGTCCGGTTGCGCGATGAACGCAGCGCCCAATCGCGGCTCGAAGATATTCTGGGAAGCGAAACGCGGAACGCGATCGCGAAGCATGACCTGATCGAGATCGTGCGCACGGACAAGGAGCGCAAGCCGCTCCATGACGAGAGCCTGAAAGCAGGCCCGGTCGGAATGGGGACGATCGGGGTGCTGCCGCCGATCGCTTTCGGCCGGTTAAAGATCGAGGACGAAATCAAGAAGGCCGCAGCGGTGAAATTGAAAGAATTTGGCGTCGAGCTGCTCGACCTGCGTTTGCGCCGGGTGAATTACAACCCGGACGTGCTCGACCGGATTTACCAGCGCATGATCAGCGAGCGCCGGCAGATTGCGCAGCGTTTTCGTTCCGAAGGCGAGGGGGAAGCGGCCCGCATCGCCGGCCAGAAGGAGCGCGACCTGAATGAGATCCAGTCCACGGCCTATCGGAAAGTGCAGGAAATCCGCGGTGAAGCCGATGCGAAAGCGACGGAGATTTATGCGCGGGCCTATACCCAAAACGCGCAGGCGGCGGAGTTCTACACTTTCATCAAGAGCATGGAAACCTATCGCCGGATTCTGACGAAGGAATCGACCCTCATTCTCGCCACGGACAGCGATTTGTTCAGCCTGCTCAAGCGCGCCGGCGCCAAGCCAACGACGACGCAGCCGCCGCTGGCGCCGACGCGCTAG
- a CDS encoding DUF1801 domain-containing protein has translation MKTANPGPRGVDEYIAGFPAEIRERLEKVREAIRKAAPAAEERISYQMPAFFLNGVLVYFAAFKKHIGFYPRNTAIRKFKKELAPFTGAKCTVRFPFDKPIPIGLIGRIVKFRVRENLKG, from the coding sequence ATGAAGACCGCTAATCCAGGCCCGAGAGGCGTTGACGAATACATCGCGGGGTTCCCGGCTGAGATCCGGGAGCGGTTGGAAAAGGTGAGAGAGGCAATTCGCAAAGCGGCGCCGGCCGCGGAGGAAAGGATCAGCTATCAAATGCCGGCGTTTTTTTTGAACGGGGTCCTCGTCTATTTTGCGGCCTTCAAGAAGCACATCGGTTTTTATCCGAGAAATACGGCCATTCGAAAGTTCAAGAAGGAGCTGGCTCCCTTTACGGGGGCAAAATGCACGGTGCGATTTCCGTTCGATAAGCCGATCCCGATTGGATTGATCGGCAGGATTGTGAAGTTCAGGGTGAGGGAGAATTTGAAGGGGTAG
- a CDS encoding exosortase/archaeosortase family protein, whose protein sequence is MNAVVTQELPKTAKIPRTIDWIAVAIFGLVWLELASRLRFEWSINPQYGYGWAVPLLAAYVFWRRWETAPAPSAPRATVLFGAIIIFMALLLAPIRLIQEANPDWRLLSWSMAICAAIISAAGVYLAGGMRWVRHFAFPILFFFVAVPWPTGLEQLVIQGLMRADALINVEFLNAIGTPAVQLGNVIEVGSGFVGIDEACTGIRSLQATFMVSLFLGEFYDFSPLRRIALIIAGAFLAFFCNLIRTFLLVWLGAERGIGAIKSWHDPAGHTILMICLLGLWGLTFLLRGKTQVPSAPAAWSSPAFRVSRVVLVSLLVLTLFAEAGTEIWYRVNEARMAQLAPWTIAWPTQATNWKQVPVAESAQELLRYNEGGGGDWTGPDGHNWSMYFFKWLPGRTAGLFIKNHRPDICLPASGMKLRGSVGNKLLTVNGVPLPIRSYAFENGGRPLHVFYCYWDGTPPNPETLNEENWTASGRLEAVKRGKRDVGTQMLEIVAWGYSDETKAEEAAVEQLRQIVKPG, encoded by the coding sequence ATGAACGCCGTCGTTACTCAGGAGCTGCCCAAAACCGCGAAGATTCCGCGGACGATCGATTGGATCGCCGTGGCCATTTTCGGCCTGGTCTGGCTCGAGCTGGCTTCGCGGCTCCGTTTCGAGTGGTCGATCAATCCGCAATACGGCTACGGCTGGGCGGTTCCGCTGCTGGCGGCGTATGTTTTTTGGCGGCGCTGGGAAACCGCGCCGGCCCCATCGGCCCCGCGAGCCACGGTCCTCTTCGGGGCAATCATCATTTTCATGGCGTTGCTCCTGGCTCCGATCCGTCTCATCCAGGAGGCGAATCCGGACTGGCGTCTGCTCAGTTGGTCGATGGCGATTTGCGCCGCGATCATCTCCGCCGCCGGCGTGTATCTCGCGGGTGGAATGCGCTGGGTGCGGCACTTCGCTTTTCCCATTCTCTTCTTTTTTGTCGCAGTTCCGTGGCCGACCGGTCTCGAACAGCTGGTCATTCAGGGCCTGATGCGCGCCGACGCGCTCATCAATGTCGAATTCCTGAACGCGATCGGAACCCCGGCGGTGCAATTGGGCAACGTCATTGAAGTCGGCTCCGGCTTTGTCGGCATCGACGAAGCCTGCACCGGCATCCGCTCCTTGCAGGCGACCTTCATGGTCTCGCTGTTCCTGGGAGAATTTTACGATTTCTCGCCGCTGCGCCGCATCGCGCTGATCATCGCTGGCGCCTTCCTCGCTTTCTTCTGCAACCTCATCCGCACCTTTCTTCTTGTCTGGCTCGGCGCGGAGCGGGGGATCGGGGCGATCAAGAGCTGGCACGATCCGGCGGGCCACACGATTTTGATGATCTGTCTGCTCGGGCTTTGGGGCCTGACTTTTCTGCTGCGCGGGAAAACTCAGGTGCCCTCCGCGCCGGCGGCGTGGTCGAGCCCGGCCTTCCGGGTGTCGCGTGTCGTTCTAGTTTCGCTCCTTGTTCTCACCCTCTTCGCCGAAGCCGGCACCGAAATCTGGTATCGGGTCAACGAAGCCCGCATGGCCCAGCTTGCCCCATGGACGATCGCCTGGCCGACGCAAGCCACGAATTGGAAACAAGTCCCGGTCGCCGAGAGCGCCCAGGAACTCCTCCGTTACAATGAAGGGGGCGGTGGCGATTGGACCGGACCCGATGGCCATAATTGGAGCATGTATTTCTTCAAATGGCTCCCCGGCCGCACGGCTGGTTTGTTCATCAAGAACCATCGCCCGGATATTTGCCTGCCGGCGAGCGGAATGAAATTGCGCGGCTCGGTGGGAAACAAATTGCTGACCGTCAACGGCGTTCCCTTGCCGATCCGCTCTTACGCGTTCGAGAACGGCGGACGGCCGCTCCACGTTTTTTATTGCTATTGGGACGGCACGCCGCCGAATCCCGAGACGTTGAATGAGGAAAACTGGACCGCCTCCGGCCGGCTCGAAGCCGTGAAACGCGGAAAGCGCGACGTCGGAACCCAAATGCTGGAGATCGTCGCGTGGGGCTACAGCGACGAAACGAAAGCCGAGGAAGCCGCGGTGGAGCAACTGCGCCAGATCGTAAAGCCGGGCTAG
- a CDS encoding endonuclease/exonuclease/phosphatase family protein codes for MLPRVLLPLFVSTFFVPTLFAQPNPAPQSASSITATFWNVQWFPGRRPNASRWEEDRQVRAVHRDLTSLNSDLVALEEVRNFEQAALAVKPLPGFKVDVCSNFPAREGQVEAQQVAITSRLQPLAAWAESWKPRSALLPPRGFAFAAYQIAPRQVLLVYALHLKSNRGEIHEDMRIREESMQQLLAHTKAMKQAYEKLGALTWMIGGDFNTAPDDPRFGREKTVPALLAQDFRWAWEGIPFKSRITVPADERYPAASFDQIFYRGATLAKAWLVSTSPQSSDHRAVSVALNPAP; via the coding sequence ATGCTCCCCCGAGTTCTCCTCCCGCTATTTGTCTCGACGTTTTTCGTCCCGACACTCTTTGCTCAACCAAACCCGGCGCCTCAATCCGCCTCGTCCATCACCGCTACGTTTTGGAACGTGCAATGGTTCCCGGGCCGTCGTCCCAATGCTTCGCGCTGGGAAGAAGATCGCCAGGTCCGCGCCGTTCATCGCGATCTCACCTCGCTCAACTCAGACTTGGTCGCCCTCGAGGAAGTGCGCAATTTCGAGCAGGCGGCTCTCGCCGTGAAGCCGCTGCCCGGCTTCAAGGTCGATGTCTGCTCCAACTTCCCGGCTCGTGAAGGCCAGGTGGAAGCGCAACAGGTCGCCATCACGAGCCGGCTCCAGCCGCTCGCCGCCTGGGCGGAATCGTGGAAACCGCGAAGCGCGCTCCTGCCTCCCCGCGGTTTCGCGTTCGCCGCTTACCAAATCGCGCCGCGCCAGGTTCTCCTGGTTTATGCCCTTCACCTGAAAAGCAATCGCGGCGAGATCCACGAAGACATGCGCATTCGCGAAGAATCGATGCAGCAGCTCCTCGCTCACACCAAGGCGATGAAACAAGCCTATGAAAAACTTGGCGCGCTTACCTGGATGATCGGCGGCGATTTCAACACCGCGCCGGACGATCCTCGCTTCGGCCGGGAAAAAACAGTGCCCGCGTTGCTGGCGCAGGATTTCCGATGGGCTTGGGAAGGAATTCCGTTCAAGTCGCGGATCACCGTGCCTGCCGATGAGCGTTATCCCGCCGCGTCGTTCGACCAGATTTTCTATCGCGGCGCGACCCTGGCGAAGGCATGGCTCGTCAGCACTTCGCCGCAATCGAGCGATCATCGCGCCGTGAGCGTGGCACTAAATCCTGCGCCGTAA